The Nitrospinota bacterium genome window below encodes:
- a CDS encoding cbb3-type cytochrome c oxidase subunit I, which yields MSGEAAVAVHPGISFYEVKGKYNGIFGWIFSTDHKRIGILYLASMLSLFAIAVLLGFLLRIELIAPGRTIMGPQTYNSMFTLHGVIMIFMFAIPGLSASFGNFLLPIMIGAEDVAFPRINLLSWWLFISGATVAITSLFTGSGFADTGWTFYAPYSLRTGTNTSMALFAAFLLGFSSILTGLNFLTTVHRLRAPGMTWYRLPLFVWAVYATAWMQVLATPIIGITLVLVILERVVGIGLFNPVMGGDPVLFQHLFWIYSHPAVYVMALPGMGVISEIIPVFARRTIFGYRAIAWSSIAIAAFGFLVWGHHMFTSGMSDTARMVFSFITFLVAIPSAIKVFNWVATLYRGSIEIASPFLYALAFIFFFCIGGFSGLVQGAVAADIHLHDTYFVVAHFHYIVFGGTGIALFAALHFWFPKMFGRMYNELVAKWAWLLVFVGFNVLYFPMFKLGLDGMPRRYYDYLPKFHSGHVVSTVGSWIFIAGLILMFWNLAKGLWSGPPAEDNPWGGATLEWQIQSPPTPHNFLEIPTVTKGPYEFEWEPIK from the coding sequence ATGAGTGGCGAAGCGGCGGTGGCGGTTCATCCTGGGATCAGCTTTTATGAAGTGAAGGGCAAGTATAACGGAATATTCGGATGGATTTTTTCAACCGATCACAAGCGTATAGGCATCTTGTACCTGGCGAGCATGCTGAGCTTGTTCGCTATTGCGGTGCTCCTTGGGTTTTTGCTCCGGATCGAGCTCATCGCCCCAGGCAGGACCATCATGGGGCCCCAAACGTATAATTCAATGTTCACGCTTCACGGCGTCATCATGATTTTTATGTTCGCCATCCCGGGGCTTTCGGCCTCGTTCGGCAACTTCCTGCTGCCGATTATGATTGGGGCCGAAGATGTGGCCTTCCCACGGATCAACCTGCTCTCCTGGTGGCTGTTCATCAGTGGTGCCACGGTCGCCATCACGTCCCTGTTCACCGGAAGCGGGTTCGCTGATACGGGGTGGACCTTCTATGCTCCGTACAGCCTCAGGACCGGCACCAACACGTCGATGGCCCTCTTTGCCGCCTTTTTGCTGGGATTTTCATCCATCTTGACGGGCTTGAATTTCTTGACCACGGTGCACCGGCTCCGGGCCCCCGGCATGACCTGGTATCGCCTGCCCCTGTTTGTCTGGGCGGTCTACGCCACAGCCTGGATGCAGGTTCTGGCCACCCCCATCATTGGGATTACCCTCGTGCTCGTCATCCTCGAACGAGTCGTGGGAATCGGCCTGTTTAACCCCGTCATGGGGGGCGACCCTGTCCTCTTTCAGCATCTCTTTTGGATATACTCTCATCCTGCGGTCTACGTGATGGCTCTGCCGGGGATGGGCGTCATCTCTGAGATCATCCCCGTCTTTGCTAGGCGAACCATCTTTGGCTACAGAGCCATTGCGTGGTCGAGCATTGCCATCGCGGCCTTTGGCTTCTTGGTCTGGGGTCATCACATGTTCACCAGCGGGATGAGCGACACCGCTAGGATGGTTTTTTCCTTTATTACCTTCCTCGTGGCCATACCCAGCGCCATTAAGGTGTTTAACTGGGTTGCCACCTTGTACCGGGGCTCCATCGAGATCGCCTCGCCCTTTCTATACGCCCTGGCGTTTATTTTCTTCTTCTGCATCGGTGGGTTCAGCGGCTTGGTGCAAGGGGCCGTAGCCGCTGACATCCACCTTCATGACACCTATTTTGTTGTGGCCCATTTCCACTATATCGTCTTTGGCGGAACGGGGATTGCCCTCTTTGCGGCCCTCCATTTCTGGTTCCCGAAGATGTTTGGCCGGATGTACAACGAGCTGGTCGCAAAGTGGGCGTGGCTCCTCGTCTTTGTCGGGTTCAACGTTCTCTACTTCCCGATGTTTAAGCTCGGCCTCGATGGGATGCCCCGTCGATATTATGATTACCTTCCGAAGTTCCACTCCGGTCACGTCGTCTCCACCGTGGGCTCTTGGATTTTTATCGCCGGGCTGATCCTCATGTTTTGGAACTTAGCCAAGGGGCTATGGAGTGGGCCGCCTGCGGAGGATAACCCCTGGGGT
- a CDS encoding DUF433 domain-containing protein: MVQQKEDIKRTAHPESGESEGAKVKSPGTDQRRAAWEKTLNSFVERFDFTPIDLKPDVHDGVPLVAGTDMPLSTILWMLSVGYRVENILKEYPGVERKQLLNALAFAAELLEE; this comes from the coding sequence ATGGTCCAGCAGAAAGAAGACATTAAGCGGACCGCCCACCCCGAATCGGGAGAATCCGAAGGGGCCAAGGTCAAGTCCCCGGGGACGGACCAACGTCGTGCCGCCTGGGAAAAGACCCTCAATTCCTTCGTCGAGCGGTTTGACTTCACCCCGATCGATTTAAAGCCCGACGTCCACGATGGCGTGCCCCTTGTGGCGGGCACCGACATGCCGCTCAGCACCATCCTCTGGATGCTCTCGGTGGGCTACCGTGTGGAGAACATCCTCAAGGAATACCCCGGCGTGGAACGAAAGCAGCTCCTGAACGCCCTAGCCTTCGCCGCGGAGCTTCTAGAAGAATAA
- a CDS encoding SCO family protein: MRTFEEMRVKKRRFIFFVALALLLPATWAWGHEPGKGQSTKPQGAALRAPGGDAQNGGSLSQEPTEPDRHDHDALKDAEAPYIGIEEQLGDYVPLDLTFVDSDGREVSLKELIDRPTIVSFVYYSCTDVCPLLLTGVSEVLRKLDAVPGEEYRALAVSFDELDTPADAAKNKRDYLKAIEKPYPPEAWRFLTGDRANIKKFTNAAGFRFQRKEDVFHHSVTLVILSGEGKIIRYLYGKTFLPFDLKMALAEASEGRPGPTIAKFLQYCFTYDPKGKKYVFNILKVFGTTMIVFLIGLAIFLTRAGKRQIRKEG, encoded by the coding sequence TTGCGTACGTTCGAAGAAATGAGGGTGAAGAAGAGGCGTTTTATTTTTTTTGTGGCCCTGGCGCTTCTTTTGCCGGCCACCTGGGCCTGGGGACATGAGCCCGGCAAGGGACAGTCTACAAAGCCCCAAGGAGCGGCCCTCCGCGCTCCGGGAGGCGATGCCCAAAACGGCGGATCCCTCTCCCAAGAACCTACCGAACCGGACCGACATGACCATGATGCCCTGAAAGATGCCGAGGCGCCTTATATCGGCATTGAGGAGCAGTTGGGTGATTATGTGCCCCTCGATTTGACGTTCGTTGATTCGGATGGCCGAGAGGTGAGCCTGAAGGAACTCATCGATAGACCCACCATAGTCTCTTTCGTATATTATAGTTGCACCGATGTCTGCCCCCTTCTGCTGACCGGGGTTTCTGAGGTTTTGCGTAAATTAGACGCGGTGCCGGGCGAAGAGTACCGTGCGCTGGCGGTCAGCTTTGACGAGCTCGACACACCGGCCGACGCGGCGAAGAATAAGAGGGACTATCTCAAGGCCATTGAAAAACCCTATCCGCCGGAGGCGTGGCGGTTTTTGACCGGGGATAGGGCGAACATCAAGAAATTCACCAACGCGGCGGGCTTTCGGTTCCAAAGGAAAGAGGATGTTTTCCATCACTCCGTTACACTGGTCATCCTTTCTGGCGAAGGCAAAATCATCCGATACCTGTATGGAAAGACCTTTTTGCCCTTCGACCTTAAGATGGCGCTCGCCGAGGCTTCGGAGGGCAGACCGGGCCCTACCATCGCGAAGTTTCTGCAATACTGCTTCACGTACGATCCCAAAGGCAAAAAATACGTGTTTAATATCTTGAAAGTGTTCGGGACCACGATGATTGTCTTTTTGATAGGGCTGGCCATTTTCTTAACGAGGGCAGGAAAAAGACAGATACGGAAAGAGGGGTAA